The DNA region CACGCATGAGAAAACCAAAACCCCCGGAAATCTCCGGGGGTGAGAAGTCGGTGCCCGGCGCGGGTCAAGCCCGGCGGGAGCGAAGACGTCGCATGTACCAAAAGGCTCCGATCACGACCAATGCACCGACCACGACAATCACGATATCCTGGTACACGCTCATGTATTCCAGCACGCTGTCCCAATTCTCGCCCAATGCCGCACCCAGATTGACCAGAACCACGTTCCAGATCAGGGAGCCGACGGTGGTGAACACGAGGAACAAGGCGAAATTCATGCGGGCCATTCCGGCGGGAATGGAGATCATGCTGCGGAGAATCGGGACCATCCGGCAGAAGAACACCGTCCAGATGCCGTACCGGTGAAACCAGGCATTTGCCTTGTGAATGTCTTCTTTTTCCGTTCTCAGCACATGCCCCCACCGTTCCACGATCTTCTCCAACCGGTTCACGTCCAGAATCATGCCGATCAGGTACAGCATGATGGCACCGACGACCGAACCGAGCGTCGAAGCGATCACCACGCCCGTGACGGTCAAATCGGACTTGGTGGTCATGAACCCGCCGAACGAGAGCACGATTTCCGAAGGAATGGGGGGAAACAGGTTTTCAAGCGCGATCATCAGAAAAATGCCCAAATACCCGAACTCTTCCATAAACTCCGTGATCCAGTTCTCCATGACAAGCCTCCGATTTTCCACATATGATCCAGGACTGAGAAGGCTCCCGAACAAGCATCCGCCCCCGGTCGGGGGCGGAGAAACAACCCCTGGCTCCGCGCGGCGTCACCGGCGCGGACCGAAATATTTCACTCGGTTAATATACCAGAAAAACGGCCGGATTGAAACCCGACCGCGCGTCCGTCGTCAGATATTCACAAATCTTTGACGGTTTCATGCGAGATTTCCGCCTCACGTATCACGTATGCACTAGTACCGC from Staphylospora marina includes:
- a CDS encoding DedA family protein, with amino-acid sequence MENWITEFMEEFGYLGIFLMIALENLFPPIPSEIVLSFGGFMTTKSDLTVTGVVIASTLGSVVGAIMLYLIGMILDVNRLEKIVERWGHVLRTEKEDIHKANAWFHRYGIWTVFFCRMVPILRSMISIPAGMARMNFALFLVFTTVGSLIWNVVLVNLGAALGENWDSVLEYMSVYQDIVIVVVGALVVIGAFWYMRRLRSRRA